The Leucobacter chromiiresistens genome has a window encoding:
- a CDS encoding class II 3-deoxy-7-phosphoheptulonate synthase, translated as MTSQIHETAAERAFAELDAYQALEAKQQPVWPDPEAVAYSARELSSQPPLVFAGEADQLRDRLASAARGEAFLLQGGDCAETFAAATADRIRDRVKTLLQMAVVLTYGASMPVIKVGRMAGQFAKPRSSNEETREGVTLPAYRGDLVNGYDFTPESRTADPARLVQGYHVSASTLNLIRAFTQGGFADLRQVHAWNQGFVSNPANQRYESLAGEIDRALRFMAACGVDNTALTQTEFYVSHEALLLDYERPLTRVDSRTGDLYDTSGHMLWIGERTRDIDGAHVEFLSHVRNPIGVKLGPTATVDDALRLIDKLDPEREPGRLTFITRMGAGKIRDVLPGLLAGVRDAGATPLWVTDPMHGNGMTTATGYKTRRFDDVMDELRGFFEAHREVGTYPGGIHIELTGDDVTECLGGSENIDEATLATRYESVCDPRLNHMQSLELAFQVAEELKKIS; from the coding sequence ATGACGAGCCAGATTCACGAGACTGCTGCCGAACGAGCGTTCGCGGAGCTCGACGCCTATCAGGCGCTCGAGGCCAAGCAGCAGCCGGTCTGGCCCGATCCCGAGGCGGTGGCGTATTCGGCCCGCGAGCTTTCGTCGCAGCCGCCCCTCGTCTTCGCCGGGGAGGCCGATCAGCTGCGCGACCGCCTCGCATCGGCCGCGCGCGGGGAGGCGTTCCTGCTGCAGGGCGGCGACTGCGCCGAGACCTTCGCCGCGGCGACCGCCGATCGCATCCGCGACCGCGTCAAGACGCTGCTGCAGATGGCGGTCGTGCTCACCTACGGCGCCTCGATGCCGGTCATCAAGGTCGGACGCATGGCCGGCCAGTTCGCGAAGCCGCGCTCCAGCAACGAGGAGACGCGGGAGGGCGTCACCCTGCCCGCCTACCGCGGCGACCTCGTCAACGGATACGACTTCACCCCCGAATCGCGCACCGCCGACCCGGCTCGCCTCGTGCAGGGCTACCACGTCTCGGCGTCGACGCTCAACCTGATCCGCGCCTTCACGCAGGGCGGCTTCGCCGATCTGCGCCAGGTGCACGCCTGGAACCAGGGGTTCGTCTCGAACCCGGCGAATCAGCGGTACGAGTCGCTCGCCGGCGAGATCGATCGCGCGCTGCGGTTCATGGCGGCGTGCGGGGTCGACAACACCGCGCTCACGCAGACCGAGTTCTACGTCAGTCACGAGGCGCTGCTGCTCGACTACGAGCGGCCGCTGACGCGCGTCGACTCGCGCACGGGCGACCTGTACGACACCTCGGGCCACATGCTCTGGATCGGCGAGCGCACGCGCGACATCGACGGCGCGCACGTCGAGTTCCTCTCGCACGTGCGCAACCCGATCGGGGTGAAGCTCGGCCCGACGGCGACCGTCGACGACGCGCTGCGCCTCATCGACAAGCTCGATCCCGAGCGCGAGCCGGGGCGTCTCACGTTCATCACGCGGATGGGGGCCGGCAAGATCCGCGACGTGCTCCCGGGGCTGCTCGCCGGCGTGCGCGACGCGGGCGCGACGCCGCTGTGGGTGACGGACCCGATGCACGGCAACGGCATGACGACGGCCACCGGCTACAAGACACGCCGATTCGACGACGTGATGGACGAGCTGCGCGGCTTCTTCGAAGCGCACCGCGAGGTCGGCACCTACCCGGGCGGCATCCACATCGAGCTCACGGGCGACGATGTCACGGAGTGCCTGGGCGGCTCGGAGAACATCGACGAGGCGACGCTCGCGACCCGCTACGAATCGGTCTGCGACCCCCGTCTCAACCACATGCAGTCGCTCGAGCTCGCATTCCAGGTGGCCGAGGAGCTCAAGAAGATCTCATAG